One genomic window of Arvicanthis niloticus isolate mArvNil1 chromosome 24, mArvNil1.pat.X, whole genome shotgun sequence includes the following:
- the Sap25 gene encoding histone deacetylase complex subunit SAP25, which produces MLPWLGPWGTGQKEASEGLGLSTGSAQGEAWSSGEETMEEQETPVQDSSQLQALSPSETGRDQLQPSRQLATKPTAEAPEPLSPRVTSQGTLSRTTPLPPWDPSYQANAGSQPVGPSCGSAASLSGRTLCHPSWPMYDNYGRNLTTSGHPEEEQVVSRDTGLPVKSYEDVFLLDPLLLPGQQRVPLCLSNPPQQAMDPRRLLLPPPIMSTSVPASVLPPSSQACSSSSTSTWLTEAEMIALAGLLQMGQAEQTPNSLASSLSSTSCPDPAPEDLGLSGGQSCSDPDPQPTQNPDSYCP; this is translated from the exons ATGTTACCTTGGCTTGGGCCATGGGGCACAGGCCAGAAGGAGGCGTCAGAGGGGCTAGGCCTCTCCACGGGCAGTGCCCAAGGAGAGGCCTGGAGCTCTGGAGAGGAAACCATGGAAGAGCAAGAAACGCCTGTGCAGGACAG CTCACAGCTCCAGGCCCTTAGCCCATCTGAGACCGGGAGAGATCAGCTGCAGCCTTCCAGGCAGCTGGCTACTAAGCCAACTGCAGAAGCCCCAG AACCTCTTTCTCCCCGGGTGACCTCCCAGGGTACCCTCTCAAGGACGACTCCACTGCCACCTTGGGATCCCAGCTACCAGGCTAATGCAGGGTCTCAGCCGGTG GGGCCCAGCTGTGGGTCAGCGGCATCTTTGTCTGGCAGGACACTGTGCCATCCTTCCTGGCCTATGTATGATAACTATGGCAGGAACCTTACTACCTCAGGACATCCAGAAGAAGAGCAGGTGGTGTCTAGGGACACAG GGCTCCCAGTGAAAAGCTATGAAGATGTCTTTCTCTTGGATCCCCTGCTACTGCCTGGGCAGCAGCGTGTTCCCCTATGCCTGTCCAACCCccctcagcag GCAATGGACCCACGGAGGCTGCTGCTCCCACCTCCCATTATGTCTACCTCTGTGCCGGCCTCTGTGCTTCCGCCGTCATCCCAggcctgctcctcctcctccacctccacctggCTCACTGAGGCGGAGATGATCGCCCTTGCTGGGCTGCTACAGATGGGCCAGGCAGAGCAGACCCCCAACTCCCTGGCAAGCTCTCTCTCTTCTACCAGCTGCCCAGACCCTGCCCCTGAAGACCTAGGCCTCAGTGGTGGCCAGAGCTGTTCTGACCCTGACCCACAACCCACACAGAACCCCGATAGCTACTGTCCATAG
- the LOC143437962 gene encoding uncharacterized protein LOC143437962, whose product MKPAGTGPTVSSGGESTDVSLGSPFPWPCSPDVRLCGHLRKQKSQRRRFFVLRADPPRLECYESEKKFLASGCRPPRPRRTVSLEGACTISKRADARQRHLIVIYTNDSSLGVAAASEAEQQAWYSALLEVRATAAAAAAAAMGFSPQEAPESWIFAPFQDVWPVTLRSKGLGRARGLSSGSYRLCLGSGTLSLLRKPGSKGSKDGRATPPPVLRLSLLSVRRCGHADSFFFLELGRSAPMGPGELWLQAPDAVVAQSIHETVLAAMKRLGSSAASGKAEPPSPPPGDPPKSVPAAPTLAPYEIPASASAAQARIPNDRAKQDYFKPPERMESTSSYRGLDLGGDYITMGVRNEYVHMRGGEAGDYMWMAPPGLPPTPARADPSKQPEDCESTEYVPMNRFLPGPFYYELKARESEFGHPGAHCRIRDRWRPTVAQPRSSQGSELSGDYMYIPDYVGTDSDRVGSLDSCLNYVDLDLVPPLEVPGAAPGNSPHRYASIKF is encoded by the exons ATGAAGCCCGCAGGTACCGGGCCCACAGTCTCTTCCGGGGGCGAGTCCACCGACGTGTCCCTCGGCTCGCCGTTCCCTTGGCCCTGTTCGCCCGACGTGCGGCTCTGTGGCCATCTGAGAAAGCAGAAGTCCCAGCGCCGCCGCTTTTTCGTGCTGCGCGCTGACCCACCACGCCTGGAGTGCTACGAGAGCGAGAAGAAGTTCTTGGCCAGCGGCTGCCGCCCACCTCGACCCCGGCGTACCGTGAGCCTGGAAGGTGCCTGCACTATTAGCAAGCGCGCGGATGCCCGTCAGCGCCACCTGATCGTCATCTATACCAACGACAGCAGCCTGGGCGTGGCGGCGGCCAGCGAAGCGGAGCAGCAAGCGTGGTACAGCGCCTTGCTCGAGGTGCGCGCCACCGccgctgcagctgctgctgccgctATGG GTTTCAGTCCCCAAGAGGCCCCTGAGTCTTGGATCTTCGCCCCATTCCAGGACGTCTGGCCTGTGACACTGCGGTccaaggggctggggagagcacGAGGCCTGAGCAGCGGCAGCTATCGTCTGTGCCTGGGTTCTGGGACCCTGAGCCTCCTGCGAAAGCCGGGAAGCAAAGGCTCCAAAGACGGCCGGGCAACGCCACCACCAGTCCTGCGCCTGTCCTTGCTCAGCGTCCGCCGCTGCGGCCACGCAGActcttttttcttcctggaaCTCGGGCGTTCAGCGCCCATGGGTCCTGGTGAGCTGTGGCTGCAGGCCCCTGATGCAGTGGTAGCCCAAAGCATCCATGAGACAGTCCTGGCTGCCATGAAGAGGCTGGGGAGCAGTGCAGCCAGTGGCAAAGCTGAGCCACCGTCGCCGCCGCCCGGAGATCCTCCAAAGAGTGTTCCCGCAGCTCCTACCCTGGCACCATATGAAATCCCTGCTTCGGCATCGGCAGCACAAGCAAGAATCCCGAATGACCGAGCAAAGCAGGACTACTTTAAGCCCCCGGAAAGGATGGAATCAACGAGCTCCTACAGGGGGCTAGATCTGGGCGGGGACTACATCACCATGGGAGTCAGGAatgagtatgtgcacatgcgGGGAGGAGAAGCAGGTGACTATATGTGGATGGCGCCCCCGGgccttcctcccacccctgccaGGGCAGATCCCAGTAAGCAGCCTGAGGATTGTGAGAGCACAGAGTACGTGCCCATGAACAGATTTTTACCGGGGCCTTTTTACTATGAGCTCAAAGCCAGGGAGTCTGAATTTGGGCATCCGGGTGCCCACTGTCGCATTAGGGACAGATGGAGACCCACAGTGGCTCAGCCCCGCTCTTCCCAAGGGTCAGAGCTCTCTGGGGACTACATGTACATCCCTGACTATGTAGGAACGGACAGTGATAGGGTGGGGTCTCTGGACAGCTGCCTCAACTATGTGGACCTGGACCTAGTCCCTCCCCTGGAGGTCCCTGGAGCAGCCCCAGGGAATAGTCCACATCGCTATGCCAGCATCAAGTTCTAG